Proteins encoded by one window of Enterococcus saccharolyticus subsp. saccharolyticus:
- the gpmA gene encoding 2,3-diphosphoglycerate-dependent phosphoglycerate mutase, whose protein sequence is MPKLVFSRHGLSEWNKLDQFTGWEDVDLAPEGVEEAIEGGRKIKEAGIEFDIAYTSVLTRAIKTCNYILEYSDQLWVPTIKSWRLNERHYGALQGLNKQATRDKYGDEQVLIWRRSYDTLPPLSDAKPDRRYAHLDPRTVPGGENLKVTLERALPFWEDEIAPALLDGKTVLVAAHGNSLRALAKHIEGISDDDIMGLEIPTGKPLVYELNDDLSVIEKYYL, encoded by the coding sequence ATGCCAAAATTAGTTTTTTCACGTCATGGATTAAGTGAATGGAACAAGTTAGATCAGTTTACTGGTTGGGAAGATGTTGATTTGGCTCCTGAGGGTGTTGAAGAAGCCATAGAAGGTGGACGCAAAATCAAGGAAGCCGGCATCGAATTTGATATTGCATACACTTCTGTCTTAACCCGTGCAATCAAAACTTGTAACTACATCTTAGAATACTCAGACCAATTATGGGTACCTACAATTAAATCATGGCGCTTAAACGAACGTCACTATGGTGCATTACAAGGATTAAACAAACAAGCCACTCGTGATAAGTACGGAGACGAGCAAGTTCTTATTTGGCGTCGTTCTTACGATACATTGCCTCCATTATCAGATGCAAAACCAGACCGTCGTTACGCACACTTAGATCCGCGCACTGTTCCTGGTGGCGAAAATCTAAAAGTAACTTTAGAACGTGCATTGCCATTTTGGGAAGATGAAATTGCCCCAGCATTATTAGATGGTAAAACGGTGTTAGTTGCCGCACATGGTAACTCTTTACGTGCTTTAGCAAAACACATTGAAGGTATTTCTGATGACGACATTATGGGACTTGAAATTCCAACAGGTAAACCACTTGTTTATGA
- the gpmI gene encoding 2,3-bisphosphoglycerate-independent phosphoglycerate mutase: MDKKPVILMILDGFGLRDETVGNAVALANTPNFDKYWSKYPHSTLKASGLDVGLPEGQMGNSEVGHTNIGAGRIVYQSLTRIDKSILDGEFAQEKALLDLFDFVKKNNSNLHLMGLVSDGGVHSHINHLFALLEEAKKHGVPAFVDVILDGRDVSPTSGINYVKQLQAKIDELGHGKIASISGRYYAMDRDKRWERVQQYYDVVIHGEGEKSTDAVDVVEKSYAAGVTDEFLLPTVIVENDQPVATINDNDGVLFFNFRPDRALQMSQALTEKEWEFFERGQTPQNVKLVTMTQYSDKLDTEVVFAPISLDNVLGEVLDKNNINQLRIAETEKYPHVTFFFNGGSNTVYGTEERILIASPKVATYDLQPEMSIYEVTDALVNAINDEKFEAIILNFANPDMVGHSGMVEPTVKAIEAVDECLGRVVETILGKEGFAIITADHGNSETLMDENGNPHTAHTTVPVPVIVTKDNVELRTDGRLADLAPTMLDLLDIELPAEMTGRSLVK; encoded by the coding sequence ATGGACAAAAAACCTGTAATTTTAATGATTTTAGATGGATTTGGCCTAAGAGACGAAACAGTCGGTAACGCTGTAGCATTGGCTAATACACCGAATTTTGACAAATACTGGAGCAAATACCCACATAGCACATTAAAAGCGTCTGGTTTAGATGTTGGTCTACCAGAAGGTCAAATGGGTAACTCAGAAGTTGGCCACACAAATATTGGTGCTGGTCGTATTGTTTATCAAAGTTTAACGCGTATTGACAAATCAATCCTTGATGGCGAATTTGCACAAGAAAAAGCCTTGTTAGATTTATTTGATTTCGTGAAAAAAAATAACTCTAACTTACATTTAATGGGCTTAGTTTCTGACGGTGGTGTTCATAGCCACATTAACCATCTATTTGCCTTATTAGAAGAAGCGAAAAAACATGGCGTACCAGCCTTTGTTGATGTAATTTTAGATGGTCGTGATGTTTCTCCAACATCAGGTATCAACTATGTAAAACAATTACAAGCAAAAATTGACGAATTAGGTCATGGAAAAATTGCTTCAATTTCAGGAAGATATTACGCAATGGACCGTGACAAACGTTGGGAACGTGTCCAACAATATTATGATGTTGTGATTCACGGCGAAGGCGAAAAATCAACAGATGCAGTTGATGTTGTTGAGAAAAGTTATGCAGCAGGCGTGACAGATGAATTCTTGTTACCAACAGTGATTGTTGAAAACGATCAACCAGTTGCGACAATTAACGACAATGACGGTGTTTTATTCTTCAACTTCCGTCCTGACCGTGCCTTACAAATGTCTCAAGCACTAACTGAAAAAGAATGGGAATTCTTTGAACGTGGCCAAACGCCACAAAATGTGAAATTAGTGACAATGACACAATACTCAGACAAATTAGATACTGAAGTTGTATTTGCACCAATTTCATTAGATAACGTATTAGGTGAAGTTTTAGACAAAAACAACATCAACCAATTACGTATTGCCGAAACAGAGAAATACCCACACGTTACATTCTTCTTCAACGGTGGTTCAAATACTGTATATGGTACTGAAGAACGTATTTTAATTGCTTCTCCAAAAGTAGCAACCTATGATTTACAACCTGAAATGAGTATCTATGAAGTAACAGATGCGTTAGTGAATGCTATCAATGACGAGAAATTTGAAGCAATCATCTTAAACTTTGCAAACCCTGATATGGTTGGTCATTCAGGAATGGTTGAACCAACTGTAAAAGCTATTGAAGCAGTAGATGAATGTTTAGGACGTGTTGTTGAAACTATTTTAGGTAAAGAAGGATTTGCGATTATTACAGCAGACCACGGAAATTCAGAAACATTAATGGATGAAAATGGTAATCCTCATACTGCGCATACAACTGTTCCAGTACCAGTTATCGTTACTAAAGATAATGTGGAATTAAGAACAGATGGACGTTTAGCAGACTTAGCACCAACAATGTTAGATTTATTAGACATTGAATTACCTGCTGAAATGACTGGTAGAAGCCTAGTAAAATAA
- a CDS encoding recombinase family protein, with translation MKLYGYIRTTITDENPQPQMTSLQEFGCTEIFHEDYLKPESTSLDDILDQMETGDALVVDQLYRLGKSTRQLADLMLRFQASQFDLICLTDNIDTRGSAGKLYFQWMNQMASMERALLKERTLLGLSRARQKGKIGGRPKIDAETVQKIRFLFFEKKESIQTIATTCQVSIGTCYKYIHLSESEIATLLQK, from the coding sequence ATGAAATTATACGGATATATCCGTACCACAATTACGGATGAAAATCCTCAACCACAAATGACGAGTTTGCAAGAATTCGGTTGTACAGAAATTTTCCATGAAGATTATCTGAAACCCGAATCGACATCACTTGATGACATCCTCGATCAAATGGAAACTGGCGATGCGTTGGTTGTTGATCAACTTTATCGCTTAGGAAAATCAACAAGACAACTAGCAGATTTAATGTTGCGTTTTCAAGCAAGTCAATTTGATTTAATTTGTTTAACGGATAATATTGATACCCGCGGTTCAGCTGGTAAATTATATTTCCAATGGATGAACCAAATGGCTTCTATGGAACGCGCACTGCTAAAAGAGCGTACACTACTCGGCTTAAGTCGTGCACGTCAAAAAGGAAAAATTGGTGGTCGACCAAAAATCGATGCAGAAACTGTACAAAAAATTCGGTTCCTGTTCTTCGAAAAGAAAGAGTCGATCCAAACAATCGCTACAACCTGTCAAGTATCGATTGGAACATGTTACAAATATATTCATTTATCGGAAAGTGAAATTGCTACTTTACTACAAAAATAA
- the rpiA gene encoding ribose-5-phosphate isomerase RpiA, producing the protein MNLKKMVGIEAANYVKDGMVVGLGTGSTAYYMIEELGRRVNEEQLNIVGVPTSSASRNQALELGIPVKTIDEVTRVDLTIDGADEISADFQGIKGGGAALLFEKVVASYSDQVIWIVDESKMVDKLGKFPLPVEVVPYGEEHLFRIFEEKGYRPTFRLENETEKKITDCGHSIIDLHLDVIEDPFKLNEELNQLVGVVEHGLFLNMVHMIIVGEEKGPNTVTVVR; encoded by the coding sequence TTGAATTTAAAAAAAATGGTCGGGATTGAAGCTGCAAACTATGTCAAAGACGGAATGGTCGTTGGCCTAGGTACGGGTTCAACTGCCTACTATATGATTGAAGAGTTAGGTCGCAGAGTCAATGAAGAGCAATTAAACATTGTTGGCGTCCCGACTTCGTCTGCTTCACGTAACCAAGCATTAGAACTAGGGATTCCTGTAAAAACGATTGATGAAGTCACACGTGTGGATTTGACAATTGATGGTGCCGATGAAATCAGTGCAGATTTTCAAGGAATAAAAGGTGGTGGCGCTGCGCTTTTATTTGAAAAAGTCGTTGCCTCTTATTCTGATCAAGTGATTTGGATTGTTGATGAATCAAAAATGGTGGATAAACTAGGAAAATTTCCTTTGCCTGTTGAAGTTGTTCCTTATGGAGAAGAACATCTTTTCCGTATTTTTGAAGAAAAAGGATATCGTCCAACGTTTCGGTTGGAAAATGAAACAGAGAAAAAAATAACAGATTGTGGACATTCAATCATTGATTTGCATTTAGATGTCATTGAAGATCCATTTAAATTAAATGAAGAATTAAATCAATTAGTTGGTGTTGTAGAACATGGATTATTTTTAAATATGGTTCATATGATAATCGTTGGTGAAGAAAAAGGGCCGAACACAGTAACAGTCGTTCGATAA
- the rpsL gene encoding 30S ribosomal protein S12 has product MPTINQLVRKPRKSKVEKSNSPALNKGYNSFKKAQTNVSSPQKRGVATRVGTMTPKKPNSALRKYARVRLSNLIEVTAYIPGIGHNLQEHSVVLLRGGRVKDLPGVRYHIVRGALDTAGVNDRKQSRSKYGTKRPKA; this is encoded by the coding sequence ATGCCTACAATTAACCAATTAGTACGTAAACCTCGTAAATCCAAGGTTGAAAAATCAAATTCACCTGCATTGAACAAAGGATATAATAGTTTCAAAAAAGCTCAAACAAACGTGAGCTCACCTCAAAAACGTGGGGTAGCTACTCGTGTCGGAACAATGACACCTAAAAAACCGAACTCGGCTTTACGTAAATATGCGCGTGTTCGTTTGTCTAACTTGATTGAAGTTACGGCTTATATCCCAGGTATCGGACATAACTTACAAGAACACAGTGTAGTATTATTACGCGGTGGACGTGTAAAAGACTTACCAGGGGTACGTTATCATATCGTTCGTGGTGCTTTGGATACGGCTGGTGTAAACGACCGTAAACAATCTCGTTCTAAATACGGTACTAAACGACCAAAAGCTTAA
- the rpsG gene encoding 30S ribosomal protein S7 — protein MPRKGPVAKRDVLPDPIYNSKLVTRLINRVMVDGKRGVAANIIYNSFDIIKESTGNDPLEVFEQAMKNIMPVLEVKARRVGGSNYQVPVEVRPERRTTLGLRWVVNYARLRGEHTMEERLAKEIMDAANNTGASVKKREDTHKMAEANRAFAHYRW, from the coding sequence ATGCCTCGTAAAGGTCCTGTTGCAAAACGTGATGTATTACCAGATCCTATTTATAACTCAAAATTAGTAACTCGTTTAATCAACCGCGTAATGGTTGACGGTAAACGTGGAGTTGCTGCGAATATCATCTACAACTCATTTGATATTATTAAAGAATCTACAGGCAATGATCCATTGGAAGTTTTCGAACAAGCAATGAAAAACATCATGCCTGTATTAGAAGTAAAAGCTCGTCGTGTTGGGGGTTCTAACTATCAAGTACCAGTTGAAGTTCGTCCTGAACGTCGTACAACTTTAGGTCTACGTTGGGTTGTTAACTACGCTCGTTTGCGTGGAGAACACACAATGGAAGAACGTCTAGCTAAAGAAATCATGGATGCTGCTAACAATACTGGTGCTTCAGTTAAAAAACGTGAAGACACTCATAAAATGGCAGAAGCTAACCGTGCATTTGCACACTATCGTTGGTAA
- the fusA gene encoding elongation factor G, giving the protein MAREFSLENTRNIGIMAHVDAGKTTTTERILYYTGRIHKIGETHEGASQMDWMEQEQERGITITSAATTAQWKGNRVNIIDTPGHVDFTIEVQRSLRVLDGAVTVLDSQSGVEPQTETVWRQATDYRVPRVVFCNKMDKLGADFLYSVSTLHDRLQANAHPIQLPIGAEDDFTGIIDLVKMKAEIYTNDLGTEIEETEIPAEYVEQAEEWREKLIEAVADTDEDLMMKFLDGEEITEEELKAGIRKATLTVDFFPVMCGSAFKNKGVQLMLDAVIDYLPAPTDVPAINGINPKTDEETERPSSDEAPFASLAFKVMTDPFVGRLTFFRVYSGVLNSGSYVLNASKGKRERIGRILQMHANTREEIQTVYSGDIAAAVGLKDTTTGDTLCDEKDPVILESIEFPEPVIEVAVEPKSKADQDKMGVALQKLAEEDPSFRVTTNVETGETVIAGMGELHLDVLVDRMRREFKVDANVGAPQVSYRETFRASTQAEGKFVRQSGGKGQYGHVWIEFTPNEEGAGFEFENAIVGGVVPREYIPAVEKGLEESMENGVLAGYPLVDIKAKLYDGSYHDVDSNETAFRVAASMALRAAAKKAQPAILEPMMKVTITVPEEYLGDVMGHVTARRGRVEGMEAHGNSQIVNAMVPLSEMFGYATTLRSATQGRGTFMMVFDHYEDVPKSIQEEIIKKNGGNAG; this is encoded by the coding sequence ATGGCAAGAGAATTTTCTTTAGAAAACACTCGTAATATTGGTATCATGGCCCACGTTGATGCTGGTAAAACAACGACAACTGAACGTATCTTGTATTACACTGGTCGTATCCATAAAATTGGTGAAACTCATGAAGGAGCTTCACAAATGGACTGGATGGAACAAGAGCAAGAACGTGGAATTACGATTACTTCTGCTGCGACAACTGCGCAATGGAAAGGTAACCGTGTAAATATCATCGATACACCAGGACACGTGGACTTCACAATTGAAGTACAACGTTCTCTACGTGTACTTGACGGTGCTGTAACTGTATTGGACTCACAATCAGGTGTAGAACCACAAACAGAAACAGTTTGGCGTCAAGCGACTGATTACCGTGTACCACGTGTTGTATTCTGTAACAAAATGGATAAATTAGGTGCTGACTTCTTGTATTCAGTATCTACATTGCATGACCGCTTGCAAGCAAATGCACATCCAATCCAATTACCAATTGGTGCAGAAGACGACTTCACAGGAATTATTGACCTTGTGAAAATGAAAGCTGAAATCTATACAAATGACTTAGGTACAGAAATCGAAGAAACTGAGATTCCTGCTGAGTACGTTGAACAAGCTGAAGAATGGCGCGAAAAATTAATCGAAGCTGTAGCAGATACAGACGAAGATTTAATGATGAAATTCTTAGACGGTGAAGAAATCACTGAAGAAGAATTAAAAGCTGGTATTCGTAAAGCAACATTAACGGTTGATTTCTTCCCAGTAATGTGTGGATCAGCCTTCAAAAATAAAGGTGTACAATTGATGTTGGATGCAGTTATTGACTACTTGCCAGCACCAACTGATGTACCTGCAATCAACGGGATTAACCCTAAAACTGATGAAGAAACTGAACGCCCATCATCTGATGAGGCACCATTTGCTTCATTAGCATTTAAAGTTATGACTGACCCATTCGTAGGTCGTTTGACATTCTTCCGTGTATACTCTGGCGTACTTAACTCTGGATCATACGTATTGAATGCATCAAAAGGCAAACGCGAACGTATCGGACGTATCCTACAAATGCATGCGAACACTCGTGAAGAAATTCAAACAGTTTATTCTGGAGATATCGCTGCAGCTGTTGGTTTGAAAGATACAACTACAGGGGATACATTATGTGATGAAAAAGATCCAGTTATCTTAGAATCAATTGAATTTCCAGAACCAGTTATCGAAGTTGCTGTTGAGCCTAAATCAAAAGCTGACCAAGATAAAATGGGTGTTGCTTTACAAAAACTTGCTGAAGAAGATCCATCATTCCGCGTAACAACTAACGTTGAAACTGGTGAAACAGTTATCGCAGGTATGGGTGAACTTCACTTAGACGTCTTAGTTGACCGTATGCGTCGTGAATTCAAAGTTGATGCGAACGTTGGTGCGCCACAAGTATCATACCGCGAAACATTCCGTGCAAGCACTCAAGCCGAAGGTAAATTTGTACGTCAATCAGGTGGTAAAGGTCAATACGGTCACGTATGGATCGAATTTACACCTAACGAAGAAGGAGCAGGTTTCGAGTTCGAAAACGCAATTGTCGGTGGTGTGGTTCCTCGTGAATACATCCCTGCAGTTGAAAAAGGTTTAGAAGAATCAATGGAAAACGGTGTATTAGCTGGTTATCCATTAGTTGATATCAAAGCTAAACTTTATGATGGTTCTTACCATGATGTCGACTCAAATGAAACTGCCTTCCGTGTTGCTGCTTCTATGGCATTGCGTGCTGCTGCTAAAAAAGCACAACCTGCAATTCTAGAACCTATGATGAAAGTAACAATTACAGTTCCTGAAGAATATTTAGGTGATGTAATGGGTCACGTTACTGCTCGTCGTGGACGTGTAGAAGGTATGGAAGCACATGGTAACTCACAAATCGTTAACGCAATGGTGCCGTTATCTGAAATGTTTGGTTACGCAACAACTCTACGTTCTGCAACTCAAGGACGTGGAACATTCATGATGGTATTTGACCACTATGAAGATGTACCGAAATCAATTCAAGAAGAAATTATTAAGAAAAATGGCGGAAACGCTGGTTAA
- the tuf gene encoding elongation factor Tu, with amino-acid sequence MAKEKFDRSKAHVNIGTIGHVDHGKTTLTAAITTVLAKKGWAQASAYDQIDGAPEERERGITISTAHVEYETETRHYAHVDCPGHADYVKNMITGAAQMDGAILVVSAADGPMPQTREHILLSRNVGVPYIVVFLNKMDMVDDEELLELVEMEVRDLLSEYDFPGDDTPVIAGSALKALEGDPVYEEKIFELMAAVDEYIPTPERDTEKPFMMPVEDVFSITGRGTVATGRVERGQVRVGDVVEIVGIDEETAQTTVTGVEMFRKLLDYAEAGDNIGALLRGVAREDIQRGQVLAKPGTITPHTKFVAEVYVLTKEEGGRHTPFFTNYRPQFYFRTTDVTGVVELREGTEMVMPGDNVTIDVELIHPIAIEDGTRFSIREGGRTVGSGVVSEIKA; translated from the coding sequence ATGGCAAAAGAAAAATTTGACCGTTCTAAAGCCCATGTAAACATTGGTACTATCGGACACGTTGACCATGGTAAAACTACATTAACAGCTGCAATTACAACTGTTTTAGCTAAAAAAGGTTGGGCACAAGCTTCTGCTTACGACCAAATCGATGGTGCTCCAGAAGAGCGCGAACGCGGAATCACTATCTCAACTGCTCACGTTGAATACGAAACTGAAACTCGTCACTACGCTCACGTGGACTGCCCAGGACACGCGGACTATGTTAAAAACATGATCACTGGTGCTGCTCAAATGGACGGCGCGATCTTAGTAGTATCTGCTGCTGATGGTCCTATGCCTCAAACTCGTGAACACATCTTGTTATCTCGTAACGTAGGTGTTCCTTACATCGTTGTATTCTTAAACAAAATGGATATGGTTGATGACGAAGAATTATTAGAATTAGTAGAAATGGAAGTTCGTGACTTATTATCAGAATACGATTTCCCAGGCGATGACACTCCAGTTATTGCAGGTTCTGCTTTGAAAGCTTTAGAAGGCGATCCAGTTTACGAAGAAAAAATCTTCGAATTAATGGCTGCAGTTGACGAATATATCCCAACTCCAGAACGTGATACTGAAAAACCATTCATGATGCCAGTTGAGGATGTATTCTCAATCACTGGTCGTGGTACTGTTGCTACAGGTCGTGTTGAACGTGGACAAGTTCGCGTTGGTGACGTTGTAGAAATCGTTGGTATCGACGAAGAAACAGCTCAAACTACTGTAACAGGTGTTGAAATGTTCCGTAAATTATTAGACTACGCTGAAGCAGGCGATAACATCGGTGCTTTATTACGTGGGGTTGCTCGTGAAGACATCCAACGTGGACAAGTATTAGCTAAACCAGGAACAATCACTCCTCATACAAAATTCGTAGCTGAAGTTTACGTTTTAACTAAAGAAGAAGGTGGACGTCATACTCCATTCTTCACTAACTACCGTCCTCAATTCTACTTCCGTACAACTGACGTAACTGGTGTTGTAGAATTACGCGAAGGTACTGAAATGGTAATGCCTGGTGACAACGTAACTATCGACGTTGAATTAATCCACCCAATCGCTATCGAAGACGGAACTCGTTTCTCTATTCGTGAAGGCGGACGTACTGTTGGTTCAGGCGTTGTTAGCGAAATCAAAGCTTAA
- a CDS encoding PTS cellobiose transporter subunit IIB, whose amino-acid sequence MKKALIICAGGMSSSVIAKKTTEFFASKGKEIELDATSASQGASTISKDEYDLYLVSPQTKMYFDNLKKAADKTNKPIVNIPPQAYVPIPMGIQKLATVIEENI is encoded by the coding sequence ATGAAAAAAGCGTTAATCATCTGTGCTGGAGGCATGTCTTCTTCAGTAATTGCTAAAAAAACAACAGAGTTTTTTGCAAGTAAGGGAAAAGAAATTGAATTAGATGCAACTTCGGCTTCACAAGGTGCAAGCACAATTTCGAAAGATGAATATGATTTATATTTAGTTAGCCCACAAACCAAAATGTATTTTGATAATTTGAAAAAGGCTGCTGATAAAACAAATAAACCAATCGTAAATATTCCACCACAAGCGTATGTTCCAATTCCAATGGGGATTCAAAAACTAGCTACTGTGATTGAAGAAAATATTTAA
- a CDS encoding BglG family transcription antiterminator: protein MLNQKELSIIKLLFANRHSYTTSQEVASNLYISDRTARKYLHLVGDILEKNGAHLEAKQGQGYRLLITEDQQFQQFYQQEAQDVSLVRDVTTIHESEDRQYFILHRLLFEQNEARVDDLASELFVSRSTISNDIVEIKKMLKSYKLEVKSKSGVGIYIVGDEQNKRHFVMSYFFMNHLHDNLYTFSMYADLLKGISIEEIVIIVLDECRESRLKLSDFIIYNIVLHIGLAIKRLQTGFQIEQSHVTISEKSKEYQTALNIIQRIKTSMGIEFPKEEATYISMHLRNRLSTSKVLKKTDYNESEIKNQLLITLASLDKKTGFQFEQDTSLINGLMMHFTPLLLRLQNGTSIKNPLLDEIKQKYSQLFEMTIQYFSEMPVFEKYQVTEEEWAYVTIHLTAAVERFFNDQKARVLVICATGLGSSQMLKIRLEHEFSSKIVIDSVVGYYELSNQKLDDIDLIISSIALPMDGYNIPVIHVSVFLGEGDIQRINHELSKHKGIQRVNSQTMLLTGESKKQQIALVDQYFAPELFLYLPGKSVKEQVIKELVARVEKIEGSPLSERLMKQLQLRDTYSSVAFSSSLAVPHPIEPVTQNAHVAVAIAPEGIFWDDEHPAVQLVFLSLPDKARQVQIDKINQMFVPILEDKEFGDSLVASQSFDEFMKKFVSYL from the coding sequence ATGTTGAATCAAAAAGAATTATCAATAATCAAATTACTTTTTGCCAATCGTCATAGTTACACAACAAGTCAGGAAGTTGCTTCCAATCTTTATATATCCGATCGAACAGCACGTAAATATTTGCATTTAGTCGGAGATATTTTAGAAAAAAATGGCGCTCATTTAGAGGCGAAACAAGGACAAGGGTATCGATTGTTGATAACTGAAGATCAACAATTTCAACAGTTTTATCAACAAGAAGCGCAAGATGTATCGTTGGTCCGAGATGTCACCACGATTCATGAGTCAGAAGACCGCCAATACTTCATCTTACATCGCTTGCTGTTTGAGCAAAATGAAGCACGAGTAGATGACTTAGCGAGTGAACTTTTTGTCTCTCGTTCAACGATTTCCAATGATATTGTAGAAATCAAAAAAATGCTAAAATCTTATAAACTTGAAGTCAAAAGTAAATCAGGTGTGGGTATTTATATTGTTGGCGACGAGCAAAACAAACGACATTTTGTTATGAGTTACTTTTTCATGAATCATCTGCACGATAATTTATATACATTTTCGATGTATGCCGATTTACTTAAAGGAATTAGTATTGAGGAAATCGTGATTATCGTGCTAGATGAATGTCGGGAATCACGGTTAAAACTGTCTGATTTTATTATTTATAATATTGTTTTGCATATCGGTTTAGCAATTAAACGTCTACAAACCGGTTTTCAAATTGAACAAAGTCATGTGACTATTTCAGAAAAATCCAAGGAATATCAAACGGCTCTCAATATTATTCAACGAATAAAAACGAGCATGGGGATTGAATTTCCTAAAGAAGAAGCAACGTACATTTCAATGCATTTGCGCAATCGTTTATCGACAAGTAAAGTATTGAAAAAAACTGATTACAATGAATCTGAAATCAAGAACCAATTATTGATAACGCTAGCGAGCTTAGATAAAAAAACTGGTTTTCAGTTTGAACAAGACACGAGCTTAATTAATGGATTAATGATGCATTTTACACCATTGTTGTTGCGACTACAAAATGGTACGAGTATCAAAAATCCTTTATTAGATGAAATTAAGCAAAAATATTCCCAATTATTTGAGATGACGATTCAGTATTTTTCAGAAATGCCTGTTTTTGAAAAGTATCAAGTCACCGAAGAAGAATGGGCGTATGTCACCATCCATTTAACCGCTGCGGTCGAACGCTTTTTCAATGATCAAAAAGCCCGTGTGTTAGTAATTTGTGCGACAGGACTGGGAAGTTCTCAAATGTTGAAGATTCGTTTGGAGCATGAATTCAGTTCAAAAATCGTTATTGATTCGGTCGTGGGTTATTATGAATTATCCAATCAAAAACTAGATGATATTGACTTAATTATCTCATCGATTGCTTTACCGATGGATGGCTACAATATTCCCGTGATTCATGTGAGTGTTTTTCTTGGTGAAGGCGATATTCAACGAATTAATCATGAATTATCGAAACATAAAGGCATTCAACGTGTGAATAGTCAAACAATGTTATTAACAGGTGAGTCTAAAAAACAGCAAATTGCTTTAGTCGATCAATATTTTGCACCTGAATTGTTTTTGTATCTTCCTGGTAAAAGCGTTAAAGAGCAAGTAATCAAAGAATTGGTTGCACGAGTTGAAAAAATAGAAGGATCACCTTTAAGTGAACGTTTAATGAAACAATTGCAGTTACGGGATACGTATAGTTCAGTTGCTTTCTCTTCTTCTTTAGCAGTGCCGCATCCAATCGAACCAGTTACACAAAATGCTCATGTTGCTGTGGCAATCGCGCCAGAGGGGATTTTTTGGGATGATGAACATCCTGCAGTACAATTGGTCTTTTTATCTTTACCAGATAAAGCAAGACAAGTTCAAATTGATAAAATTAATCAAATGTTTGTACCAATTTTAGAAGACAAAGAATTTGGGGATTCTTTAGTTGCTAGTCAATCATTTGATGAATTTATGAAAAAATTTGTTAGTTATTTATAA
- a CDS encoding PTS cellobiose transporter subunit IIA: MESEKIQEIAFEIILYSGDARTLVHEGFQAMRADKFEEAAEKLEAANESLVKAHKSQTGLLQAYANGEKVVMEVIMVHAQDHLMTTMTLREVALEMLALYERGR; encoded by the coding sequence ATGGAGTCGGAAAAAATACAGGAAATCGCTTTTGAGATTATTTTATACAGTGGTGATGCGCGTACTTTAGTTCATGAAGGTTTTCAAGCAATGCGTGCGGATAAATTTGAAGAAGCTGCAGAGAAATTGGAAGCTGCCAATGAATCATTAGTGAAAGCCCACAAATCACAAACAGGCTTGTTACAAGCTTATGCAAATGGTGAGAAAGTCGTAATGGAAGTTATCATGGTGCATGCACAAGATCATTTGATGACAACGATGACGTTACGCGAAGTGGCACTGGAAATGTTAGCTTTATATGAACGAGGACGTTAA